The following proteins are co-located in the Acidimicrobiia bacterium genome:
- a CDS encoding rhodanese-like domain-containing protein: protein MTAEETARALDAGALVVDTRPIEQRAADGEIPGAIVVARNVLEWRLAPSAPAVAIPELRDRDQRVIVVCNEGYASSLAAATLLDLGLAGATDLDGGFGAWRAAGLPIVPAGTCTDRTAPA, encoded by the coding sequence GTGACCGCGGAAGAGACCGCGCGCGCGTTGGACGCGGGCGCGCTCGTCGTCGACACGCGCCCGATCGAGCAGCGCGCGGCCGATGGTGAGATCCCCGGCGCGATCGTGGTCGCCCGCAACGTGTTGGAGTGGCGCCTCGCGCCGTCTGCTCCGGCGGTCGCGATCCCGGAGCTGCGCGACCGCGACCAGAGGGTGATCGTGGTGTGCAACGAGGGCTACGCGTCGAGCCTCGCGGCCGCGACCTTGCTCGACCTCGGACTCGCCGGCGCGACCGATCTCGACGGCGGGTTCGGCGCGTGGCGCGCCGCGGGGCTGCCGATCGTGCCCGCAGGAACCTGCACCGATCGGACGGCGCCGGCGTGA
- a CDS encoding endonuclease/exonuclease/phosphatase family protein has translation MAELTIVSANLHWGYGYQRTYRRPYDVAAALLAWDADAYVLPETFRVDSGRGMLDGLVDAGYQVEMMPMKRWKVFQSTTTGRGWRPSAGVWCLSIATRLPVLDRRELPMGKAFRDPAGPRTALQVDLAVGEQRVHLVGVHTSSKLYFGAPLMHMARLRPQLPTGAEPAIVAGDFNFWGPGVVATLRDGWRRTVRGRTWPAHRPHSQIDHILVNDAVKCLDAEVLPAFGSDHRAVRARLAV, from the coding sequence CTGGCCGAGCTCACGATCGTCAGCGCCAACCTGCACTGGGGCTACGGCTACCAGCGCACCTACCGACGCCCGTACGACGTCGCGGCCGCGCTGCTCGCTTGGGACGCCGACGCATACGTGTTGCCGGAGACGTTCCGCGTCGACTCGGGTCGCGGCATGCTCGACGGTCTCGTCGACGCGGGCTATCAGGTCGAGATGATGCCGATGAAGCGGTGGAAGGTCTTCCAGTCGACCACGACGGGACGCGGCTGGCGACCGTCGGCCGGCGTGTGGTGTCTGTCGATCGCGACGCGGCTGCCCGTCCTCGACCGCCGCGAGCTCCCGATGGGCAAGGCGTTTCGCGACCCGGCCGGTCCGCGCACCGCGCTGCAGGTCGACCTCGCGGTCGGCGAGCAGCGCGTGCATCTGGTCGGCGTGCACACGAGCTCGAAGCTCTACTTCGGCGCGCCGCTCATGCACATGGCGCGGCTGCGCCCGCAGCTGCCGACGGGGGCGGAGCCCGCGATCGTCGCCGGCGACTTCAACTTCTGGGGCCCCGGGGTCGTCGCGACGCTGCGCGACGGCTGGCGGCGCACGGTGCGCGGCCGCACATGGCCCGCGCACCGGCCCCACAGCCAGATCGACCACATCCTCGTGAACGACGCGGTGAAGTGCCTCGACGCCGAGGTGCTCCCCGCGTTCGGCTCGGACCACCGTGCCGTAAGGGCTCGGCTCGCGGTCTAG
- a CDS encoding ABC transporter permease — MGLDGSVSSVLAVNGSGSWIWWHWISTHPGEIGHRLEEHIVLTAYAVVIGFLIAFPLGIFTQRHRSWYGPTLGITSGLYTLPSIALFGLMVPIFGLTRTTAIVPLVLYTLLLLVRNVVAGLDSVPHDVLDAADGMGYTRNRRLLRVELPLALPAIVAGVRIATVSTIGLVTVTALIGQGGLGRFIVDGEQRGFFKTPIVVGTVLSIALAVVADLGFLGLLRLATPWSRAGER, encoded by the coding sequence ATGGGGCTCGACGGTAGCGTGTCGTCCGTGCTCGCGGTGAACGGCTCGGGCTCGTGGATCTGGTGGCACTGGATCTCGACGCATCCCGGTGAGATCGGTCATCGGCTCGAGGAGCACATCGTGCTCACCGCGTACGCGGTGGTGATCGGATTCCTGATCGCGTTCCCGCTCGGGATCTTCACGCAACGGCACCGGAGTTGGTACGGGCCGACGCTCGGGATCACGAGCGGTCTGTACACGCTGCCGTCGATCGCGCTGTTCGGTCTGATGGTGCCGATCTTCGGGTTGACGCGTACGACCGCGATCGTGCCGCTCGTCCTCTACACGCTGTTGCTGCTCGTGCGGAACGTCGTCGCGGGGCTCGACTCGGTGCCGCACGACGTGCTCGATGCGGCCGACGGCATGGGCTACACGCGCAACCGCCGCCTGCTGCGCGTCGAGCTACCGCTGGCGCTGCCCGCGATCGTCGCGGGGGTGCGCATCGCGACGGTGTCGACGATCGGCCTCGTCACGGTCACCGCGCTCATCGGGCAGGGCGGGCTCGGTCGCTTCATCGTCGACGGCGAGCAGCGCGGGTTCTTCAAGACGCCGATCGTCGTCGGCACGGTGTTGTCGATCGCGCTCGCGGTCGTCGCCGACCTCGGCTTCCTCGGATTGTTGCGACTCGCGACACCCTGGTCGCGCGCGGGGGAGCGCTGA
- a CDS encoding acyl-CoA dehydrogenase family protein has translation MDFRDSPEEAAFRAEVRAWLAEHLKGEFATLGSRGGPADETGWDTRLEWERLLGRDRWVGLSWPEEYGGRAASFAQQVVFQEEYAKADAPARVSFFGEGLFAPTLIAYGTDEQKRRHLPRIQAADELWCQGFSEPNAGSDLANVQTRATLDGDEWVIEGQKVWTTLAHRADWCFAIVRTEPGSTAHHGLSYLLVPMHQPGIEVRPLRQMTGSAEFNEVFFDGARTPRDHVLGEVGQGWKVAMATLGFERGTAFMSQQLGFERELAEVIEIAQRNGSAQDPAIRERLAGHYAGVQIMRYNGMRMLTDLVQRGVIGPQASIGKLYWTSWHRALGETEMAVLGTDAMVIGGKPGGDYELDELHHSFMASRAETIYAGSSEIQRNIIGERVLGLPREPR, from the coding sequence ATGGACTTCCGCGATTCGCCCGAGGAGGCGGCCTTCCGCGCCGAGGTGCGGGCCTGGTTGGCCGAGCACCTCAAGGGTGAGTTCGCGACGCTCGGGAGCCGCGGCGGTCCCGCCGACGAGACCGGCTGGGACACGCGCCTCGAGTGGGAGCGGCTGCTCGGCCGCGACCGCTGGGTCGGCCTGTCGTGGCCCGAGGAGTACGGCGGCCGCGCCGCGTCGTTCGCGCAGCAGGTCGTCTTCCAGGAGGAGTACGCGAAGGCCGACGCGCCGGCGCGCGTGTCGTTCTTCGGAGAGGGCCTCTTCGCGCCGACGCTCATCGCCTACGGCACCGACGAGCAGAAGCGCCGGCACCTGCCCCGCATCCAGGCCGCCGACGAGCTCTGGTGCCAGGGATTCTCCGAGCCGAACGCGGGCAGCGATCTCGCCAACGTGCAGACCCGCGCCACGCTCGACGGCGACGAGTGGGTGATCGAGGGACAGAAGGTCTGGACGACGCTCGCGCACCGCGCCGACTGGTGCTTCGCGATCGTGCGCACGGAGCCCGGCTCGACCGCGCACCACGGGCTGTCGTACCTCCTCGTGCCCATGCACCAGCCCGGCATCGAGGTGCGGCCGCTGCGCCAGATGACCGGCTCGGCCGAGTTCAACGAGGTCTTCTTCGACGGCGCGCGCACGCCGCGCGACCACGTGCTCGGCGAGGTCGGGCAGGGGTGGAAGGTCGCGATGGCGACGCTCGGTTTCGAGCGGGGCACCGCGTTCATGTCGCAGCAGCTCGGCTTCGAGCGCGAGCTCGCCGAGGTCATCGAGATCGCGCAGCGCAACGGCAGCGCGCAGGATCCCGCGATCCGCGAACGCCTCGCGGGTCACTACGCGGGCGTGCAGATCATGCGCTACAACGGCATGCGCATGCTCACCGACCTGGTGCAGCGCGGCGTCATCGGTCCGCAGGCGAGCATCGGCAAGCTCTACTGGACGTCGTGGCACCGCGCGCTCGGCGAGACCGAGATGGCGGTGCTCGGCACCGACGCGATGGTCATCGGCGGCAAGCCCGGCGGCGACTACGAGCTCGACGAGTTGCACCACAGCTTCATGGCGAGCCGCGCGGAGACGATCTACGCCGGTTCCAGCGAGATCCAACGCAACATCATCGGCGAGCGGGTGCTCGGGCTCCCGCGTGAGCCCCGTTGA
- a CDS encoding acyl-CoA dehydrogenase family protein, whose translation MNFAFSDEQEELRQTVRRFLEGKSPSAEVRRLMETTEGYDPAVWKQMGQELGLQGLHIPEEYGGQGFTFVELAIVLEEMGRVLLCAPYFSSVVLAANAILNAGTAEQKAALLPGIASGETIATLAFTEPNGKWDSAGVTMEAKGSGDSYTLDGEKMFVIDGHTANLIVVAARLAGTSGTDGIAFFTVDGDAAGLTRTPLATMDQTRKQAKLEFSGVKARPLGEPGAGWPALSKTLDQAAVGLANEMIGGAQFVLDQSVEYAKVRVQFGRPIGSFQAIKHKCADMLLEVESGKSAAYYAAWAAAEDNEELPVVAALAKAYISDAYFHCAAENIQIHGGIGFTWEHDAHLYFKRAKSSEIFLGDATYHRELLAQRIGI comes from the coding sequence GTGAACTTCGCCTTCTCGGACGAGCAAGAAGAGCTGCGCCAGACGGTGCGGCGGTTCTTGGAGGGCAAGTCGCCGTCGGCCGAGGTGCGGCGGTTGATGGAGACGACCGAGGGCTACGACCCCGCGGTCTGGAAGCAAATGGGTCAGGAGCTCGGGCTCCAGGGATTGCACATCCCGGAGGAGTACGGCGGGCAGGGCTTCACGTTCGTCGAGCTCGCGATCGTGCTGGAGGAGATGGGCCGCGTCCTGTTGTGCGCGCCGTACTTCTCGAGCGTCGTGCTCGCGGCGAACGCGATCCTCAACGCGGGCACCGCCGAGCAGAAGGCGGCGCTGCTGCCCGGCATCGCGAGCGGCGAGACGATCGCGACGCTCGCCTTCACCGAGCCCAACGGCAAGTGGGACAGCGCGGGCGTCACGATGGAAGCCAAGGGCAGTGGCGACAGCTACACGCTCGACGGCGAAAAGATGTTCGTGATCGACGGGCACACCGCGAACCTGATCGTCGTGGCCGCGCGGCTCGCGGGAACGTCGGGCACCGACGGCATCGCGTTCTTCACCGTCGACGGTGACGCCGCAGGGCTCACACGCACGCCGCTCGCGACGATGGACCAGACCCGCAAGCAGGCGAAGCTCGAGTTCTCGGGTGTGAAGGCGAGGCCGCTCGGCGAGCCCGGTGCCGGCTGGCCCGCGCTGAGCAAGACGCTCGACCAGGCCGCGGTCGGCCTCGCCAACGAGATGATCGGCGGCGCGCAGTTCGTCCTCGACCAGTCGGTCGAGTACGCGAAGGTGCGCGTGCAGTTCGGCCGCCCGATCGGCTCGTTCCAGGCGATCAAGCACAAGTGCGCGGACATGCTGCTCGAGGTCGAGTCCGGAAAGTCGGCGGCGTACTACGCGGCGTGGGCCGCGGCCGAGGACAACGAGGAGCTGCCCGTCGTCGCCGCGCTGGCCAAGGCCTACATCTCCGACGCGTACTTCCACTGCGCGGCCGAGAACATCCAGATCCACGGCGGCATCGGGTTCACCTGGGAGCATGACGCGCACCTGTACTTCAAGCGCGCGAAGAGCTCCGAGATCTTCCTCGGCGACGCCACGTACCACCGGGAGCTGCTCGCGCAACGGATCGGGATCTAG
- the hppD gene encoding 4-hydroxyphenylpyruvate dioxygenase, with amino-acid sequence MTLTVESPDATEARAPKFHGFDHVEWWVGNARHTAAYFANGFGFDVVAYRGPETGDPDAMSYLLVQGDIRFVITSGLDGVGDIARHVLRHGDGVRAVALRVDDCAGAYGALVERGAAGVRAPAKADDGKGRYATAKVATYGDTVHGLIERDDARELPPGFEPVESFAVAAPTVGLTGIDHVVGNVERGALVNWVNFYERVFGFGQLTHFGADQITTEFSALESTVVWDGDRVVMPINEPADGRKRSQIQEYLDYYGSPGVQHLALKTDDIVSTVESLRARGIRCLDVPPEYYDDARARLGGLDVPWDALAPLGILVDRDHDGYLLQIFTENVASRPTVFVEIIQRFGARGFGEGNFKALFEAIERAQAARGNL; translated from the coding sequence ATGACGCTCACCGTCGAGTCGCCGGACGCCACCGAGGCGCGGGCGCCGAAGTTCCACGGCTTCGACCACGTCGAATGGTGGGTGGGCAACGCCCGCCACACCGCGGCCTACTTCGCGAACGGCTTCGGCTTCGACGTCGTCGCGTACCGCGGCCCCGAGACCGGCGATCCCGACGCGATGTCGTACCTGCTCGTGCAGGGCGATATCCGCTTCGTGATCACGAGCGGGCTCGACGGTGTCGGCGACATCGCGCGTCATGTTCTCCGCCACGGCGACGGCGTGCGCGCGGTCGCGCTCCGAGTCGACGACTGCGCCGGTGCCTATGGCGCGCTGGTCGAGCGCGGCGCGGCCGGCGTGCGCGCGCCCGCGAAGGCCGACGACGGGAAGGGTCGTTACGCGACCGCGAAGGTCGCGACCTACGGCGACACCGTGCACGGACTCATCGAGCGCGACGACGCGCGCGAGCTGCCGCCGGGCTTCGAGCCGGTCGAGTCGTTCGCGGTCGCGGCGCCGACGGTCGGGTTGACCGGGATCGACCACGTCGTCGGCAACGTCGAGCGCGGCGCGTTGGTGAACTGGGTCAACTTCTACGAGCGCGTGTTCGGCTTCGGCCAGCTCACGCACTTCGGTGCCGACCAGATCACGACGGAGTTCTCGGCGCTCGAGTCGACGGTGGTCTGGGACGGCGATCGCGTCGTCATGCCGATCAACGAACCGGCCGACGGCCGCAAGCGCAGCCAGATCCAGGAGTACCTCGACTACTACGGCTCGCCGGGCGTGCAGCACCTCGCGCTGAAGACCGACGACATTGTCTCGACCGTCGAATCGCTGCGGGCGCGCGGCATCCGTTGCCTCGACGTGCCGCCGGAGTACTACGACGATGCGCGCGCTCGCCTCGGCGGCCTCGACGTGCCATGGGACGCGCTCGCGCCGCTCGGCATCCTCGTCGACCGCGATCACGACGGCTACCTGCTCCAGATCTTCACCGAGAATGTCGCGAGCCGGCCGACCGTGTTCGTCGAGATCATCCAGCGCTTCGGCGCGCGTGGCTTCGGCGAGGGCAACTTCAAGGCGCTGTTCGAGGCCATCGAGCGCGCGCAAGCGGCGCGCGGCAATCTGTGA
- a CDS encoding MBL fold metallo-hydrolase codes for MRPAHYESTAVRVDKVVVGPYENNAYVVRCTATGDAILVDAANEHELLVPLCEALGVRRVLTTHGHFDHIQAVTACRDAGLEVGVAAEDAKMLPSYDFVIADDDVIAVGDLRLHAIHTPGHTRGSTSFVLDGEPLVFTGDTLFPGGPGNTKFEGASFEQIIDSIDHRLLTLPVDMLVLPGHGLDTTVGTERPHIQEWVDRGW; via the coding sequence GTGCGTCCGGCCCACTACGAATCGACCGCGGTGCGGGTCGACAAGGTCGTCGTCGGGCCCTACGAGAACAACGCGTACGTCGTGCGGTGCACGGCGACGGGCGACGCGATCCTCGTCGACGCCGCGAACGAGCACGAGCTGCTCGTGCCGTTGTGCGAGGCACTCGGCGTGCGCCGCGTGCTCACCACGCACGGCCATTTCGACCACATCCAGGCCGTCACCGCGTGTCGCGACGCGGGTCTCGAGGTCGGGGTCGCCGCCGAGGACGCCAAGATGCTGCCGTCGTACGACTTCGTGATCGCCGACGACGACGTGATCGCGGTCGGCGACCTTCGCCTGCACGCGATCCACACGCCCGGCCACACGCGCGGCTCGACCTCGTTCGTGCTCGACGGCGAACCGCTCGTGTTCACCGGCGACACGCTGTTCCCCGGCGGTCCCGGCAACACGAAGTTCGAGGGCGCGAGCTTCGAGCAGATCATCGACTCGATCGACCACCGGCTCCTCACGCTGCCGGTCGACATGCTCGTGCTCCCCGGCCACGGTCTCGACACGACGGTCGGCACCGAACGGCCGCACATCCAGGAGTGGGTCGACCGCGGCTGGTAG
- a CDS encoding Lrp/AsnC family transcriptional regulator yields the protein MSSPPGREPEAARIDDLDARLIAHLAATPRAGVMELARILRVARGTAQARLDKLMARGVITGFGPDVDPIALGYGVMAFTTLEIAQGRLADVVAHLQAIPEVLEAHAITGPGDLHARLVARTNRHLQDVINRVLEVRGINRATTQIVLSEQIPARVLPLVATAGERAD from the coding sequence ATGAGCAGCCCGCCCGGCCGGGAGCCCGAAGCGGCCCGCATCGACGACCTCGACGCCCGCCTCATCGCCCATCTCGCGGCCACGCCCCGGGCGGGGGTGATGGAGCTGGCGCGCATCCTGCGCGTCGCCCGCGGCACCGCGCAGGCCCGCCTCGACAAGCTCATGGCGCGGGGCGTGATCACCGGCTTCGGCCCCGACGTCGACCCGATCGCGCTCGGCTACGGCGTGATGGCGTTCACCACGCTCGAGATCGCGCAGGGCCGGCTCGCCGACGTGGTCGCGCACCTCCAGGCGATCCCCGAGGTGCTCGAGGCGCACGCGATCACCGGCCCCGGCGACCTCCACGCGCGCCTCGTCGCCCGCACGAACCGGCACTTGCAGGACGTGATCAACCGCGTCCTCGAAGTTCGCGGCATCAATCGCGCGACGACGCAGATCGTGCTGTCGGAGCAGATCCCGGCGCGGGTGCTCCCCCTCGTCGCCACCGCCGGCGAGCGCGCCGACTGA
- a CDS encoding DinB family protein gives MTQPDLVGNERDVLIHYMNKMRNAVVRTSEGVDDERARRPGVPSGTNLLGTVQHLTVVEAHWFRFVFLGEDFERDYSMEVPRGVTRAELVAAYRAECARSDDIVRACPDLSTRAARENPGEDERISLRRICAHMIEEIARHAGQCDILREQIDGVTDD, from the coding sequence GTGACGCAGCCGGACCTCGTCGGCAACGAGCGCGACGTCCTCATTCACTACATGAACAAGATGCGCAACGCGGTGGTACGAACGTCGGAGGGCGTGGACGACGAGCGGGCGCGGCGGCCGGGTGTGCCGTCGGGAACCAACTTGCTCGGCACCGTCCAGCACCTCACCGTGGTCGAGGCGCACTGGTTTCGCTTCGTGTTCCTCGGCGAGGACTTCGAGCGCGACTACTCGATGGAGGTGCCACGCGGCGTGACGCGCGCCGAGCTCGTTGCCGCGTACCGCGCCGAGTGCGCGCGCAGCGACGACATCGTGCGCGCCTGCCCTGATCTGTCGACGCGCGCGGCGCGCGAGAACCCGGGCGAGGACGAGCGCATCTCGCTCCGCCGTATCTGCGCGCACATGATCGAGGAGATCGCGCGCCACGCAGGCCAGTGCGACATCCTGCGGGAGCAGATCGACGGCGTGACCGACGACTGA
- a CDS encoding ABC transporter permease, with translation MHFVAHVFGWLTTGDNWFGGDGLIHELRQHVQVSAAAMIVAIVIALPIALLLGHYRRGGVVAINVANAGRALPTYAVLVLAVAAFGIRSPRGLAWTGSAVTFLALVLLAMPPILTNAYVGMRAVDAELVDAARGLGMRDLQVLWRVELPVALPLVMAGIRTAALGVVATATLASWTGYDTLGTPINIGIAVNDNVQVFAGALLVAALALVVETALAGAQHAVVSPGLRARDRLEMGLARPR, from the coding sequence ATGCACTTCGTCGCGCACGTCTTCGGCTGGCTCACGACCGGCGACAACTGGTTCGGCGGCGACGGACTGATCCACGAGCTGCGGCAGCACGTGCAGGTGTCGGCCGCGGCGATGATCGTCGCGATCGTCATCGCGCTGCCGATCGCGCTGTTGCTCGGCCACTACCGCCGCGGCGGTGTCGTCGCGATCAACGTCGCCAACGCCGGACGCGCGCTGCCCACGTATGCGGTCCTCGTGCTCGCGGTCGCCGCCTTCGGGATCCGCTCGCCGCGCGGCCTGGCGTGGACCGGTTCCGCGGTGACGTTCCTCGCGCTGGTGTTGCTCGCGATGCCGCCGATCCTCACGAACGCCTACGTCGGGATGCGCGCGGTCGACGCCGAGCTCGTCGACGCGGCGCGCGGGCTCGGCATGCGCGACCTCCAGGTGCTGTGGCGCGTCGAGCTCCCGGTGGCGCTGCCGCTCGTCATGGCCGGCATCCGCACCGCGGCGCTGGGAGTGGTTGCCACCGCGACGCTCGCTTCGTGGACGGGATACGACACGCTCGGAACGCCGATCAACATCGGCATTGCCGTGAACGACAACGTGCAGGTGTTCGCGGGCGCGCTGCTCGTCGCCGCGCTCGCGCTCGTGGTGGAAACCGCGCTGGCCGGCGCGCAACACGCCGTCGTGTCACCGGGCTTGCGGGCGCGCGACCGGCTCGAGATGGGCTTGGCGCGCCCGCGGTGA
- a CDS encoding ABC transporter substrate-binding protein, producing the protein MRTRGLALGAMVVALAMLAACGSSKSNGSGTGSSDKKIVVGAKNFPAAQLISDIYGGALAAKGFTVSYKDVGPTEQTYAAIKNGSIGLYGEYQGTLLTYLNGAPTSDPAAVNSALSTKLKADKLDVSPPSTAIDVNAFYVTKATADKYHLTKISDLKPIADQLTFGGPPECADRPLCLGATEQALYDLHFKTVKKLDEGGPITDSALEDGDIQVGLLFSGSSVLDKDFVQLQDDKGLQPADAVVAVWRQSVDSSDLSGAIDAVNAKLTTDEYNKLNAEINGSQKLDPKDAASQWLKDQGLSS; encoded by the coding sequence ATGCGCACACGCGGTCTCGCGCTCGGCGCGATGGTCGTCGCGTTGGCGATGCTCGCCGCGTGCGGGAGCAGCAAGAGCAATGGCTCCGGCACCGGGTCGTCGGACAAGAAGATCGTCGTCGGCGCGAAGAACTTTCCCGCCGCGCAGTTGATCTCCGACATCTACGGCGGCGCGCTCGCGGCGAAGGGATTCACAGTCTCGTACAAGGACGTCGGTCCGACCGAGCAGACCTACGCCGCGATCAAGAACGGCAGCATCGGCCTCTACGGCGAGTACCAGGGCACGCTGCTCACGTACTTGAACGGCGCGCCGACGAGCGATCCCGCCGCGGTCAACAGCGCGCTCTCGACGAAGCTCAAGGCCGACAAGCTCGACGTGTCGCCGCCGTCGACCGCGATCGACGTCAACGCGTTCTACGTGACGAAGGCGACGGCCGACAAGTACCACCTGACGAAGATCTCCGACCTCAAGCCGATCGCCGACCAGCTCACGTTCGGCGGGCCGCCGGAGTGCGCGGACCGTCCGCTGTGCCTCGGCGCGACCGAGCAGGCGCTGTACGACCTGCACTTCAAGACGGTCAAGAAGCTCGACGAAGGCGGTCCGATCACGGACTCCGCGCTCGAGGACGGCGACATCCAGGTCGGCCTGCTGTTCTCCGGGAGCAGCGTGCTCGACAAGGACTTCGTGCAGCTGCAGGACGACAAGGGCCTGCAACCCGCGGACGCCGTCGTCGCGGTGTGGCGGCAGTCGGTCGACAGCAGCGACCTGAGCGGCGCGATCGACGCGGTGAACGCGAAGCTCACGACGGACGAGTACAACAAGCTGAACGCCGAGATCAACGGCAGTCAGAAGCTCGACCCGAAGGACGCGGCCTCACAGTGGTTGAAGGACCAAGGGCTGTCGTCGTAA
- a CDS encoding aminoglycoside phosphotransferase family protein, translated as MSTGRHPNHRELASLPPELRRTTVPPAVRDWIARATGASVVRVDRLAGASSTAVHGLTLSDGARAVLRRYVWPGFLIDEPLAPVREVAALRFAHARGLPVPEPIAADATGAAIGDGIPALLMSFVRGRAIAEPDLHALAEVAATIHSIDADALGHDYFPWYESYDLRPPASSTWPELWETADAHRRAARPPYEPRLIHRDFHPGNVLWSRGRATGVVDWANGCRGPWGCDIAHCRANLVSLSGPDAADRFLAEYEALTGRRYDWFWEMASILEHDAEWWTPARLAESEPRLARAVSEITTLPRRPSRRRDRGAARP; from the coding sequence GTGAGCACCGGGCGGCATCCGAATCACCGCGAGCTCGCGTCGCTGCCGCCGGAGTTGCGGCGCACGACGGTGCCGCCCGCGGTGCGCGACTGGATCGCACGCGCGACGGGCGCGTCGGTCGTGCGCGTCGACCGGCTCGCGGGCGCGTCGTCGACGGCTGTGCACGGCCTCACCCTCTCCGACGGCGCGCGCGCAGTGCTGCGCCGCTACGTGTGGCCCGGTTTTCTCATCGACGAGCCCCTCGCGCCGGTACGCGAGGTCGCTGCCTTGCGGTTCGCGCACGCGCGCGGGTTGCCGGTTCCCGAACCGATCGCAGCCGACGCGACCGGGGCTGCGATCGGCGACGGCATCCCCGCGCTCCTGATGAGCTTCGTACGCGGACGCGCGATCGCGGAGCCCGACCTGCACGCGCTCGCCGAAGTTGCGGCGACGATCCACTCGATCGACGCCGACGCGCTCGGGCACGACTACTTCCCCTGGTACGAGTCGTACGACCTGCGGCCGCCCGCGAGCTCGACGTGGCCCGAGCTGTGGGAGACCGCCGACGCGCACCGGCGCGCCGCGCGGCCGCCGTACGAGCCCCGCTTGATCCACCGCGACTTCCACCCCGGCAACGTGCTCTGGTCGCGCGGCCGCGCGACCGGTGTCGTCGACTGGGCCAACGGCTGCCGCGGCCCGTGGGGCTGCGACATCGCGCACTGCCGCGCCAACCTCGTGTCGCTCTCCGGTCCGGACGCGGCCGACCGCTTCCTCGCCGAGTACGAGGCGCTGACCGGTCGGCGCTACGACTGGTTCTGGGAGATGGCGTCGATCCTCGAGCACGATGCGGAGTGGTGGACGCCGGCGCGCCTCGCGGAGTCCGAGCCGCGGCTCGCGCGCGCAGTCTCCGAGATCACGACCTTGCCCCGACGACCGTCCCGTCGACGCGATCGCGGCGCCGCGCGTCCATAG